In one window of Thermodesulfobacteriota bacterium DNA:
- a CDS encoding glycosyltransferase, giving the protein MPEASVIIGAYDSLPYLKLCIRALERQTFRDFEALVADDGSGPEVGAWLRARKSFFPLRHVWQEKRGFRKCRILNRAVMEARGRYIVFLDADCIVARDFLDVHFRSRRRGEFLGGRRVMMGIPVSERVTAEMVDRGYFDGPTLWGLYHTLRGGLRYYEEALRPLYRLRGNSPFSLLGCNFSIHREDLLSVNGFDEEYEHRGGGEDTDVSYRLEKAGFAMRSVRYRAIQFHLGHERSGSKDISAGMFRAKKARIRDAADAKKVRSVFNPSPASSMAGAE; this is encoded by the coding sequence TCTGCATCCGCGCGCTTGAAAGGCAGACCTTCAGGGACTTTGAGGCGCTTGTGGCCGATGACGGCTCAGGCCCGGAGGTCGGGGCATGGCTCAGGGCCCGGAAGTCCTTTTTCCCGCTCCGCCACGTCTGGCAGGAGAAGAGGGGCTTCAGGAAATGCAGGATATTGAACCGCGCGGTGATGGAGGCGAGGGGCAGGTATATCGTCTTCCTTGACGCGGACTGTATAGTCGCAAGGGACTTCCTCGATGTGCACTTCAGGAGCCGCAGGCGCGGGGAGTTCCTCGGCGGGAGGAGGGTGATGATGGGTATCCCCGTCTCCGAGAGGGTCACGGCGGAGATGGTCGATAGGGGATACTTCGACGGGCCGACCCTCTGGGGCCTTTACCATACGCTCAGGGGGGGGCTCAGGTATTACGAGGAGGCGCTGAGGCCGCTTTATCGCCTGAGGGGGAATAGTCCCTTCAGCCTCCTCGGGTGCAATTTTTCAATACACAGGGAAGACCTCCTTTCGGTCAACGGCTTTGACGAGGAGTACGAGCACAGGGGCGGTGGCGAGGACACGGACGTAAGCTACAGGCTTGAGAAAGCGGGCTTTGCCATGAGGTCCGTGAGGTACAGGGCGATACAGTTCCACCTTGGTCACGAGAGGTCCGGGAGCAAGGACATATCTGCAGGGATGTTCAGGGCCAAAAAGGCCCGGATAAGGGACGCGGCGGACGCTAAAAAGGTGAGGAGCGTCTTCAATCCGTCTCCGGCGTCGTCTATGGCGGGGGCTGAATAA